From the genome of Novosphingobium sp. TH158, one region includes:
- a CDS encoding TonB-dependent receptor domain-containing protein: MKKTTLSALKAGSAPLVLGLALISTQAAAQDAADEAEDDNVIVVTGSLIKNPNLVQANPVNVTTSETIELKQSNLAEEVLREIPGFVPNIGSAVNNGNGGSSYVDLRGLGSTRNVVLLDGNRIVPVDLSGRADLNNIPLALISRVDSQTGAAVTTYGADAITGVVNFVTKKDFAGVDLSLSDQITEKGDGNFFRADLTVGANFEDGRGNAVLSIGYQKSDPVYQGDRDFSIDQISSYTGGAGGSGTSVPSRFAGTRPLISGTTTPNTTPESLWGGLRNPDGTPIYTTNTGGASNGGLRQVNAAGAGVGTFAFFNFNPYNIFQTPFKRYNIFAQANYEISDSVEVYTRGLFSKNTVSTIIAPSGSFGGSVNINLNNPFLPATLRNQFCAFDVNPRPDIYTPRFDTATCAAAALATGPSDPRYRVIGAGGTTVAFDVNNDGVISAGEGYNPNPAITFNRRSVEVGPRVSDYSTTTFDYRVGLRGRLTDSIDWDVNASYGESEKVQTIKGYTLQSRWRQGALVDGTAANPVCTNTANGCVPINLFGDAGSITPAMAQFLTANSTTQVKTALTQVRGLVSGDLPLNLATNPVSFALGAEYRDYTAQQASDTLAKTPGELGGAGGAAPDINGGYNVWEAYAELVAPLVEDAAFAKSITLDGGVRYSKYKIDGAGSTETWTYKAGLAWEINDDLKLRGNYAHAVRAPNIFELFNPLTVGLTNLGIDPCAGTAPVSNANLRAICLAQGAPLGTIGSITNPTAAQANIATGGNLNLTPETANTWTVGAVFQPSFLPRFSMSVDYYNIKVTDVIGAPLPGDLISACFGSISASSATNPACTVIRRNPITGGLDGDPAITQGLFAPLDNLGKLSTDGIDLVMNYNHEFGDVKWSSSFTGNWTNSSKFQATPTGLNRECVGFYSVNCSFTGSIQPKWQFSWRNTLSYGKFDFSLLWRWVDSVQFEPQQLADDAAAADAANRNSAGVLLPVSLASSAIGNAAFQQCPNYATSDDFGCMVEPEFRKIKAHSYFDITMRWNVNDNFTFTFGVQNLLNKKPPIVGNTIGSTSYNSGNTYPSTYDALGRRFAVSGKVKF, translated from the coding sequence GTGAAAAAAACCACTCTTTCCGCGCTGAAAGCGGGTTCGGCACCGCTGGTGCTCGGCCTCGCGCTGATCAGCACCCAGGCTGCGGCGCAAGACGCTGCTGACGAAGCCGAAGACGACAACGTGATCGTTGTTACCGGCTCGCTCATCAAGAATCCGAACCTCGTTCAGGCGAACCCGGTCAACGTGACCACGTCGGAAACGATCGAACTCAAGCAGTCCAACCTCGCTGAAGAAGTTCTGCGCGAGATCCCGGGCTTCGTTCCGAACATCGGTTCGGCCGTCAACAACGGTAACGGCGGTTCGTCCTACGTCGACCTTCGCGGTCTCGGCTCGACCCGCAACGTCGTCCTGCTCGACGGCAACCGCATCGTGCCGGTTGACCTCAGCGGCCGCGCTGACCTCAACAACATCCCGCTGGCCCTGATCAGCCGCGTTGACTCGCAGACCGGCGCTGCCGTGACCACCTACGGTGCGGACGCCATCACCGGCGTCGTCAACTTCGTCACCAAGAAGGACTTCGCCGGCGTTGACCTGTCGCTCAGCGACCAGATCACCGAAAAGGGCGACGGCAACTTCTTCCGTGCCGACCTCACCGTTGGTGCGAACTTCGAAGACGGCCGCGGCAACGCCGTGCTGTCGATCGGTTACCAGAAGTCCGACCCGGTCTACCAGGGCGACCGTGACTTCTCGATCGACCAGATCAGTTCCTACACCGGCGGCGCCGGCGGTTCGGGTACCTCGGTCCCCAGCCGTTTCGCTGGCACGCGTCCGCTGATCTCGGGCACCACCACGCCGAACACCACTCCGGAATCGCTGTGGGGCGGCCTGCGTAACCCCGATGGTACGCCGATCTACACGACCAACACGGGCGGCGCCTCCAACGGCGGCCTGCGCCAGGTCAACGCAGCGGGCGCCGGCGTCGGCACCTTCGCGTTCTTCAACTTCAATCCGTACAATATCTTCCAGACGCCGTTCAAGCGTTACAACATCTTCGCCCAGGCGAACTACGAGATCTCGGATTCGGTTGAAGTCTACACCCGCGGCCTGTTCTCGAAGAACACCGTTTCGACCATCATCGCGCCTTCGGGCTCGTTCGGCGGTTCGGTGAACATCAACCTGAACAACCCGTTCCTGCCGGCGACCCTGCGCAACCAGTTCTGCGCATTCGACGTCAACCCGCGTCCGGACATCTACACCCCGCGCTTCGACACCGCGACCTGCGCCGCTGCGGCGCTGGCCACCGGTCCGAGCGATCCGCGCTATCGCGTGATCGGCGCCGGCGGCACCACCGTCGCGTTCGACGTGAACAACGATGGCGTGATCTCGGCTGGCGAAGGCTACAACCCGAACCCGGCAATCACCTTCAACCGTCGTTCGGTCGAAGTCGGTCCGCGCGTCAGCGATTACTCGACCACCACCTTCGACTACCGCGTCGGCCTGCGTGGCCGCCTGACCGACTCGATCGATTGGGACGTCAACGCTTCGTACGGTGAATCGGAAAAGGTCCAGACGATCAAGGGTTACACCCTGCAGTCGCGCTGGCGCCAGGGCGCCCTGGTTGACGGCACGGCCGCCAACCCGGTCTGCACCAACACGGCCAATGGCTGCGTTCCGATCAACCTGTTCGGCGATGCCGGTTCGATCACCCCGGCCATGGCGCAGTTCCTGACCGCGAACAGCACCACCCAGGTCAAGACCGCACTCACCCAGGTTCGCGGCCTCGTCAGCGGCGACCTGCCGCTGAACCTCGCCACCAACCCGGTAAGCTTCGCTCTTGGTGCCGAATACCGCGACTACACCGCCCAGCAGGCTTCGGACACGCTGGCCAAGACCCCGGGTGAACTCGGTGGTGCGGGCGGCGCTGCTCCGGACATCAACGGTGGCTACAACGTCTGGGAAGCCTACGCCGAGCTCGTCGCTCCGCTGGTCGAAGACGCTGCTTTCGCCAAGAGCATCACGCTCGACGGCGGCGTGCGCTATTCGAAGTACAAGATCGATGGCGCTGGCAGCACCGAAACCTGGACCTACAAGGCCGGTCTCGCCTGGGAAATCAACGACGACCTGAAGCTGCGCGGCAACTACGCTCACGCTGTTCGTGCACCGAACATCTTCGAGCTGTTCAACCCGCTCACCGTCGGCCTGACCAACCTGGGTATCGACCCCTGCGCCGGCACCGCGCCGGTCAGCAACGCCAACCTGCGCGCAATCTGTCTTGCACAGGGCGCTCCGCTTGGCACCATCGGTTCGATCACCAACCCGACTGCGGCTCAGGCCAACATCGCCACCGGCGGTAACCTGAACCTCACGCCGGAAACCGCCAACACCTGGACGGTCGGTGCGGTCTTCCAGCCGTCGTTCCTGCCGCGCTTCTCGATGTCTGTGGACTACTACAACATCAAGGTGACGGACGTGATCGGCGCGCCGCTTCCGGGCGACCTGATCTCGGCCTGCTTCGGCAGCATCAGCGCCTCCAGCGCGACGAACCCGGCTTGTACGGTTATCCGTCGTAACCCGATCACCGGCGGACTCGACGGCGACCCGGCCATCACGCAGGGCCTCTTCGCCCCGCTTGACAACCTGGGCAAGCTCTCGACCGACGGTATCGACCTGGTCATGAACTACAACCACGAGTTCGGCGACGTGAAGTGGTCTTCCAGCTTCACCGGCAACTGGACGAACAGCTCGAAGTTCCAGGCTACCCCGACCGGCCTGAACCGCGAGTGCGTTGGCTTCTACTCGGTGAACTGCTCGTTCACCGGTTCGATCCAGCCGAAGTGGCAGTTCTCCTGGCGCAACACGCTGAGCTACGGCAAGTTCGACTTCTCGCTCCTGTGGCGTTGGGTTGACTCGGTTCAGTTCGAACCCCAGCAGCTGGCAGATGACGCTGCGGCGGCCGATGCGGCCAACCGCAACTCGGCTGGCGTGCTGCTGCCCGTCAGCCTGGCGTCCTCGGCAATCGGCAACGCTGCCTTCCAGCAGTGCCCGAACTATGCCACCAGCGACGACTTCGGCTGTATGGTTGAGCCCGAGTTCCGCAAGATCAAGGCTCACAGCTACTTCGACATCACCATGCGTTGGAACGTGAACGACAACTTCACCTTCACCTTCGGTGTGCAGAACCTGCTGAACAAGAAGCCGCCGATCGTCGGCAACACGATCGGTTCGACCTCGTACAACAGCGGCAACACCTACCCGTCGACCTACGACGCTCTGGGCCGTCGCTTCGCCGTATCGGGCAAGGTCAAGTTCTGA